CCGCAATGTCCTCATCTACCTGAACGCGGAGGTCCAGAAGCGGCTCCTCCCGCTCTTCCACTACGCGCTCTCCCCCGGCGGGTTCATGCTCCTCGGGCCGTCGGAGTCCCTCGGGCCAAGCGCGGAGCTGTTTCACCCGGTGGACAGTCACTGGAAGCTCTACGGCCGCGCGGACGTACCGACGACCTACGGCGGTCTGCAGCACTTCCCCTCGCGCATGTTGCCTCAGGAGACGAGCGCCGCGCCCTCAGGCGCGCCACCGGCGACACGGGTCGGGACCACGCTGCAAGACGCCGTGCGCCAGGTGGTGGTGGACGCCGTGGCCCCGCCCATCGCGCTCGTGACCGAGAAGGGGGAGCTGCTCTACACCACGCAAAGGACCGGGAGGTTTCTCGAGCCACCCGTCGGGAGCGCGCACCTCAACGTCTTCGAGATGGCGCGAGAGGGGCTGCGGCTCGAGCTCGCCCTGGCCGTGCGGCGGGCCTCGAGCCAGCAGGCCGAGGTGGAGCTCAAGGGGCTGTCGGTCAAGACCAACGGCGAGCGGGAGACCGTGGACGTCACCGTGAAGCCCCTTGCCGAGCACGAGGCGCTGCGCGGGCTCCTGATGATCGTCTTCAAGGACGCGCCGCGGCCCCGCCGCCGGGGCGGCAAGCGGAGCGGGGCCGACGCGGCGAGCGTGGCTCTCGTCGCCAGTCTCGAGCGCGAGCTGGCGCACATGCGGGAGAGCCTCCAGACGACGCTCGAGGAGATGAGCACCTCGCAGGAGGAGCTGAAGTCTTCCAACGAGGAGCTCCAGAGCACCAACGAGGAGCTCCAGAGCACCAACGAGGAGCTGACCACCTCCAAGGAGGAGCTACAGTCGCTGAACGAGGAGCTCATGACGTTGAACGCGGAGCTCCAGGCCAAGAACGACGAGCTCTCGCTCGCCAGCGCGGACATGCGCAACCTGCTCAACAGCATCCAGATCCCGACCCTCTTCCTCGACAACCAGCTCCGCGTCAAACGCTTCACCTCCCAGGCCACGACGCTCTTCAGCCTCATCGCGAGCGACGTCGGGCGCCCGATCACCGACGTGGTCTGCCACCTCCAGTGCGACACGCTGGAGGCCGACGTGCGCAGCGTGATCGATTCCCTCGTGCCTATCGAGCGCGCCGTGGATGGCCGAGACGGGCGCCCCTTCACCATGCGCGCCGTCCCCTACCGCACGCTGGAGGACAAGATCGACGGCGTGGTGGTCACCTTCGTTGAGAGCGTGAAGCGCCGACACGCCGAGGCCGAGCTGAAGCAGGCCACGGAGTGGCTCCAGCACGTGCTCGCCGGCACCCTGGACGGCTTCGTGGTCTACGACCGCGACTTCCGGTTCGCCCACCTCGGCCCGACGGACCTGGCGCGCCTTCAGGAGAGCGGACGCGACCCCGCGCTCCTCCTCGGCAAAGTGCTCTGGGAGGAGTCACCGGAGCTGGTCGGCACCCCAGCGGAGGAACGCCTGCGCCACGCGATGCTGCACCGCGAACGGGTGGCCTACGAGCACCAACAGGGAGACCGCTGCTACGATGTCCGGGCCTTCCCGTCGCTGGACGGCGGCATAGCCGTGCTGTCCACGGACGTCACCGAGCGCAAGCGCGGCCGTTAACGGGGCATAGGAGTGGGGCCGCGGCGCGCCCGGGAGGGTGGCAGGTGGTCAGGGCCCTATCCCGTGCTAAGTCTAGGTGCTCGCGACCCCCGCGGCGAGATCAACTCAGCCGGGGGAGGGATTGGATAGCGGCGAGGGAGGGCGCGCGATGGGCCAGGAATCTCAGGAAAAGAACGAGGCCACGAGGACTCGCTGGGCCGCGGAGGAGCTTCGGCGCCGCGCGCTGGCCCTGCTCGAACGGCATCCGGGCGGCACCGCCGCGCCCCCGCCACCCGACCTCGACGAGCTCCTGCACGAGCTCCGGGTGCACCGGGTGGAACTCGAGCTGCAGAACGAAGAGCTCCGCGCCGCGCAAAGGGAGACCGAGGCGCTTCGGGCGCGCTACTTCCATCTCTTCGAGCTGGCGCCGGTCGGCTACCTCACGCTGGATGCGCGCGGCGGCATCGCGGAGGGGAACCTGGCCGCCGTGCGCTTTCTCGGCCTGCCCCGCCTGAAGCTCGCCGGCCGGCTGCTCGGCTTCTTCGTCGCCGCCGCTGATCGCCCGACCTTCAATCGTTTTCTCGGCGAAGTCTTCGCCACCGGCACGCGCCAGACCTGCGAGGTGACGCTCCAGCCGGAGAACGCCGCGGAGGCCAGGCTGCTCCTCGAGGGCGTGCGAGAGCAGCCGCGCACCGGCGTCACGCCCTGCTGTCGCGTCGCGCTGATCGACATCTCCGCGCGCGTGGCTGTCGAGGCCTCGTTGCGGGAGAGCGAGGAGCGGTTCCGGCTCTTTTTCGCCAACGCCGGCTTCGGCAAGGCCTTGACCTCTCCCGACGGACGGCTCTCCCGGGTGAACCGCGCGCTCTGCGACCTGCTCGGATACGAGCGAGCTCAGCTCGAGGCGCTGCACCTCGTGGCCCTCGCGCACCCCGACCAGCGCGAGGAGTGCCGCGCCTGGCTGCGCGCGGTGCTGGCCGGCGAGGAGACCGCGCCGCGGAGGGAGATGCGCCTACTGCGCCGCGACGGCGAGGCGGTCTGGGCCGACGTGTGCATGGTCCTCGAGCGAGCGCCGGACGGCGCACCCCTCTGTCTCCTCATCGAGTTCGCGGACCTCACCGAGAAGAAGCAGCTGCAGGCCAACCTGTCCGAGGCGGACCACCTCGCGTCGGTCGGCCTCCTCGCCGCGGGAGTGGCACACGAGATCAATAACCCCCTCGCCTACGTGCTCTACAACCTCGAGACCGCGGCGGAGGACCTGCCCCGCATGGTAGCCGCCGAACGGGGCGCGCGCGACGCGCTGGAAGCCCTCCTCAGCGACGACGCGCGAAAGGCGCTACGTGCCACGTCGGGAGGCGCACGGGGCGTTCCGTCGTGGGAGGACGTGGTGGAGCGAGTGCGACAGGCCTCGGAAGGCGCGGGGCGCGTGCGCAAGATCGCCAGGAGCCTGAGCTCCTTCTCCCGGGTCGAGAGGCGCGACGTGCAGCCCCTCGACCTCCGCATTCCCCTCGACGCGGCGGTGGACATGGCCGCCGCGGAGCTCAAGTATCGGGCGCGCCTGGTGCGAGATCTCGCCCCCGTGCCCCACGTGCTCGGCTCCGAGCAGAAGCTGGCGCAGGTGTTTCTCAACCTGCTCGTGAATGCGGCGCAGGCTTTGCCGGAGGGAGAGGCGGAGCGCCACGAGGTTCGCGTGCGCACCTGGCAAGAGGGTGACGAGGTCTGCACCGAGATCCGCGATACCGGGCCGGGGATCTCGGAGGCCGTGCGAGCCCGCATCTTCGAGCCCTTCTTCACCACGAAGCCCCCGGGACGCGGCACGGGGCTCGGGCTCTCGATCTCGCGAAGCATCGTGCAGGCGCTGGGCGGCCGACTGGACGCGCGAAACCACCCCGATGGAGGCGCCGCGTTCACCGTGCGGCTGCGGGCGGCGGACGAGGCCCGCGAGGCCGCTCTGTCCACCGACGCGGCGGAGGAGGCTATGGGGGAGACGACGGGGCCGGCACCAGCGCCTTCCGAGGGACGCTTGTTGATCGTGGACGACGAGCCCCTGGTTCGGGGAGTCCTCCGCCGCATCCTCGAGACCTATACCGTGGTCGAGGCAGCCTCCGGTGCCGAGGCGCAGAACATCCTGGCCACCGATCGTGGCTTCGACCTCATTCTCTGCGACGTGACGATGCCCACCATGTCGGGGATCGACCTCTACAGGTGGCTGGCGGCGCTGGACGGGGAGGCCGCCCGACGCATCGTGCTCGTCACGGGCGGTGCGTTCACCCCGCGCGCCGAAGCCTTCCTGGCCGAGACCACCAACCCGCGCCTGAACAAGCCCTTCGACCCGCAGAACGTGCGAGAGATGGTCGCCCGGCTCGTCGCCGCCGGACGGCAGAAGCCGGCCTAAGCCCGGCGGTGTCCGCGTTGCGCCAGGGCCGCCTTGCCTGACCCACGCCCCCCACGTTATGAAGGAGGGATGAAGCTCCTTCTTTGCGCCCTCTCCGTATGCCTCGTTCCCCTCGGCTGCGCCCCCGTCAAGGACCGCAGCCAGCTCGACAAGGGCGTCAGCTACCGCGATCGCGGCGTCTACGCCGACTGGGGCAGCGGCTCGTGGGACGTCGGAAGCGGCTGGCTCGACTCCGGCGCGTCTCACGACGGCCAGCCACGCAGCGACGGCGGGCGCCGCGACAAGGGGACCACGGGGGACAAGGGAACGACCGCAGACAAGGGGGCCTCGACGGGGTGCAGCGCCGCGGACAGCGAGTGCGCGACCGCCTCGTGGCCGCCTGCCGCCTGCACCGGCGGGAAGTGCTTCGCCAAGGGCTGCTGCTGCCCCACCGAGCGCCAGTGCTCCTCGGGGAGCTTCCCGGTCTGCTGCCCGCCGGGCAAGACCTGCAAAGGGGGCGGCAACTGCGGCTAGCCTCCGGCGGTCCGGGGCCTCACGCCGCGTGGGTCGCGAAGTAGCCCGTCGCGAACTCGCAGGCCAGAGCCAGCCCGCGTTCCATCTCACCGAGGAGGTACCGCTCGAGCGCTCCTCCCGCGAGCGGGATGCGCGCGCGACAGTAGCCCTCCCAGATGCGACGCGTCTTGCGACCGCCCTCCACGGGCTCCCACAGAAAACAGCCGCCGTAGTCCACCCGGTTGCCGAAGATGGGGACCACGAGCGCGATCTCGAAGCGCCGCTCGCGGGCCTTGAAGTGCCCCTCCTCGCGCACGAGCGTCGCGCCCCGGATGATGGCCTTCAACACCGACGGGATCTGCCGGTCGGGCACCATCTCGACGGTCCGCCGGACCACCAGGCTCTCACCCTCTCCCTCGCGCTCGAGCTGCCGCCCCTCGACCTTCAGCTTCAAGTGCCGGTAGAGCCCGTCGTTGTACTCCTCGTCGAAGAGAAAGACCTGCCAGAGGCGGTCTTCCGGCACGTCGAAGAGGTGCTCGATGCGGTGTTCCATGGTGGCCTCGCGGCGAGTGGCTCGACGGAGGCTTACCGCATCTCCGTCCGACGGAGAAGACCCGTCAGAGACCGACCGGGCGGAGCTCGCCGACCACCTCTCCGAGGGTGTTCTTCACCGGCCGCAGCGCCTTCGCGCGGAGAGGCTCGAGGTCCGCAACGGGAAGCAGGCGCCCTAGCGCGGCGAGCACCACCGTCGGCACCGCGCGGCTCGCGCCGTCCAGGATCTTGCAGGCGAGGCCGAGCCCGAGGCCCGGGAGCCCGAGGCAGAAGACCCCCTCCGCGCCGCCCTTGGCCACCACCTCGGGGCCGAGGTGCTCCGAGAGCAAGGCCCCGAAGTGCCCCTCGTAGGCCACGTGGACCGGAAAGCCCTGCATCGCGGCCAGCACCCGCGTCGCCGCCGCGTGATGCTCCGGTCGATCCGCAGCCCCCGTGGCCAGCCGCGCGAAGGCCGTCGCCGCCTCGGCCAGCGAGAGGTAGAAGGAGGGCACGCCGCACCCATCCACGCCCACGGCGAGCCCGTCCGCGGAGATGCCGGCGAAGGCGGCCAGCGTGCGCCGGTTTCGCTCCTGCAGAGGGTGCGCGGGGTCGCGGTAGCTCTCGACGGGCCAGCCCTGCGTGCGGCACGCCGCGAGCATCCCCGCGTGCTTGCCCGAGCAGTTGTTGTGCACGCGGCGGGGCGTCTCCCCCCGCGCGGCGAGCGCCGCCGCCGACGGCCGGTGGAGCGGGTCGTGCGGCCCGCACTGCAACGCCTCCTCGGTGAGCTCGGCCTTGCGCAGGATCGACGCGACGAGCTCGAGCTGGAAAGGCTCGGCGCCGTGGCTGGCCACGATCACCGCCAGCTCCTCCTCGGTGAGACCCAGCCGCTCCGCGGTCCCGAGCTCGAGCACGCTTACCGCCTGAAAGGGCTTGGCGCTCGAACGCAGGTACGTGCGC
This Deltaproteobacteria bacterium DNA region includes the following protein-coding sequences:
- a CDS encoding PAS domain-containing protein encodes the protein MKPRPQGSSQEHSPAAASPATEPSAPDAQEDTQDDLPERETRRSSCPVVGIGGSAGALEAFEQFFRKMPADSGLAFVLVPHLDPTHKGIMPELLQRYTGMPVHQAAEGLPVLPNCVYVIPPNRDLGLLDGVLHLLEPSAPRGLRLPIDFFFRQLAADQAERAIGIVLSGMGSDGTLGLRAIKEQLGMAMVQDPATAKYDAMPRSAVGTGLADFVAPVDELPAKLLAYVGHRSRATSLPDPAKKTTQSALGRLLLLLRTRTGNDFSLYKRNTVLRRVDRRMSVHQIASLPDYVTYAQGQPAELELLFKELLIGVTSFFRDSTAFELLKERAIRPRLHLQQAAFRVWVPGCSTGEEAYSIAILLRECLDEEPQLQPKVQIYATDLDEEAIEFARQGLYPANVAADLSPDRLQRWFVKEGEGYRVRKHLREMLVFARQNVLADPPFTRLDLLCCRNVLIYLNAEVQKRLLPLFHYALSPGGFMLLGPSESLGPSAELFHPVDSHWKLYGRADVPTTYGGLQHFPSRMLPQETSAAPSGAPPATRVGTTLQDAVRQVVVDAVAPPIALVTEKGELLYTTQRTGRFLEPPVGSAHLNVFEMAREGLRLELALAVRRASSQQAEVELKGLSVKTNGERETVDVTVKPLAEHEALRGLLMIVFKDAPRPRRRGGKRSGADAASVALVASLERELAHMRESLQTTLEEMSTSQEELKSSNEELQSTNEELQSTNEELTTSKEELQSLNEELMTLNAELQAKNDELSLASADMRNLLNSIQIPTLFLDNQLRVKRFTSQATTLFSLIASDVGRPITDVVCHLQCDTLEADVRSVIDSLVPIERAVDGRDGRPFTMRAVPYRTLEDKIDGVVVTFVESVKRRHAEAELKQATEWLQHVLAGTLDGFVVYDRDFRFAHLGPTDLARLQESGRDPALLLGKVLWEESPELVGTPAEERLRHAMLHRERVAYEHQQGDRCYDVRAFPSLDGGIAVLSTDVTERKRGR
- a CDS encoding DUF2505 family protein; protein product: MEHRIEHLFDVPEDRLWQVFLFDEEYNDGLYRHLKLKVEGRQLEREGEGESLVVRRTVEMVPDRQIPSVLKAIIRGATLVREEGHFKARERRFEIALVVPIFGNRVDYGGCFLWEPVEGGRKTRRIWEGYCRARIPLAGGALERYLLGEMERGLALACEFATGYFATHAA
- a CDS encoding asparaginase, with the protein product MTATDHAVPLAEVVRSGRRESLHHGVLAVCDAAGRVVLARGEPGLRTYLRSSAKPFQAVSVLELGTAERLGLTEEELAVIVASHGAEPFQLELVASILRKAELTEEALQCGPHDPLHRPSAAALAARGETPRRVHNNCSGKHAGMLAACRTQGWPVESYRDPAHPLQERNRRTLAAFAGISADGLAVGVDGCGVPSFYLSLAEAATAFARLATGAADRPEHHAAATRVLAAMQGFPVHVAYEGHFGALLSEHLGPEVVAKGGAEGVFCLGLPGLGLGLACKILDGASRAVPTVVLAALGRLLPVADLEPLRAKALRPVKNTLGEVVGELRPVGL
- a CDS encoding PAS domain S-box protein; translated protein: MGQESQEKNEATRTRWAAEELRRRALALLERHPGGTAAPPPPDLDELLHELRVHRVELELQNEELRAAQRETEALRARYFHLFELAPVGYLTLDARGGIAEGNLAAVRFLGLPRLKLAGRLLGFFVAAADRPTFNRFLGEVFATGTRQTCEVTLQPENAAEARLLLEGVREQPRTGVTPCCRVALIDISARVAVEASLRESEERFRLFFANAGFGKALTSPDGRLSRVNRALCDLLGYERAQLEALHLVALAHPDQREECRAWLRAVLAGEETAPRREMRLLRRDGEAVWADVCMVLERAPDGAPLCLLIEFADLTEKKQLQANLSEADHLASVGLLAAGVAHEINNPLAYVLYNLETAAEDLPRMVAAERGARDALEALLSDDARKALRATSGGARGVPSWEDVVERVRQASEGAGRVRKIARSLSSFSRVERRDVQPLDLRIPLDAAVDMAAAELKYRARLVRDLAPVPHVLGSEQKLAQVFLNLLVNAAQALPEGEAERHEVRVRTWQEGDEVCTEIRDTGPGISEAVRARIFEPFFTTKPPGRGTGLGLSISRSIVQALGGRLDARNHPDGGAAFTVRLRAADEAREAALSTDAAEEAMGETTGPAPAPSEGRLLIVDDEPLVRGVLRRILETYTVVEAASGAEAQNILATDRGFDLILCDVTMPTMSGIDLYRWLAALDGEAARRIVLVTGGAFTPRAEAFLAETTNPRLNKPFDPQNVREMVARLVAAGRQKPA